One Clostridium botulinum BKT015925 DNA segment encodes these proteins:
- a CDS encoding RNA polymerase sigma factor yields the protein MELINILERKHFEKHLFPIYKDLYKFIYSIMNNHYLTEDVFQETLVKAYEKINTIRDIRKFKTWIFSIAKNESLCWIKKYNIEILSEDSYLELLTCFSKNVPEELLLKSEMKVQIKKIIKVLKPVDQKIMYLKYYRDLTLNEISLMLDMNKNTVKTRHMRAKKKIYNHIVYDNNLYTFK from the coding sequence ATGGAATTGATTAATATACTTGAGCGAAAGCACTTCGAGAAACACCTTTTTCCAATATATAAAGATTTATATAAATTTATATATTCTATCATGAATAATCACTATTTAACTGAGGATGTATTTCAAGAAACTTTAGTAAAGGCATATGAAAAAATTAATACAATTAGAGATATACGAAAATTTAAAACCTGGATCTTTTCTATAGCAAAAAATGAAAGTTTATGCTGGATTAAAAAATATAATATAGAAATTTTAAGTGAAGATAGTTATTTAGAATTGTTAACATGTTTTTCGAAAAATGTTCCAGAAGAATTATTGCTAAAAAGTGAAATGAAAGTGCAAATAAAAAAAATTATTAAAGTGTTAAAACCTGTTGACCAAAAAATAATGTATTTAAAATATTATCGTGATTTAACTTTAAATGAAATATCATTAATGCTAGACATGAATAAAAATACTGTTAAAACGCGTCATATGAGAGCAAAGAAAAAGATATATAACCATATTGTATATGATAATAATTTGTATACATTTAAATAA